The genomic interval AAATCCGCGCTAAAAATCTGGAACTCGTTGAGGTGAACAACTCCCTGGAGCTTCGGGTGCAGGAACGGACGGTCGAGCTGCAGAATTCGATTCAAGAATTCCACCTTGCGCAAGATAAGCTGATCGAGTCCGGGAAACTGTCCGCGCTCGGACACCTGTCCGCCGGCATCGCGCACGAGCTCAATACCCCGCTCGGAGCCATCCTTTCCTCGAATAATCTCATCATGAATTACTTCGACCGGCTGGAGCTCAAGCTCGCCGAGTTCCTCATCGAACTGGAGCCTCACGAAAGAGAGCTCTACCAGCAGATGCTCGAGCAGGGTTTCAAAGCTTCCCATAACCTTGAAATCGTCCGCCAGGATAGACAGAAGCTGCGGCAAATGGAAGCTGATCTGGAATGGAACGAAATTCCGAATCAAAAGAGAGTCGCCGAACTTCTTTCAGATATCGGAATCAATCAGCTCGTCCCCGATACCTTGTTCCTCCTTAAAACAGAGAGAAACGCGGCAATACTCGAGCGGGCCTCGGAAGCGGTGCAATCGCGAAAAATGTCGGAGATAATCAACGTTGCCGGGCAGAAGGCGTCGACCGTGGTTTCGGCGCTTCGCTCGTATCTTTCCTCCGAACAGAATGATGAAAACACTGAAATCGACTTGAACGACAACATAGACCGCATACTGACCCTCATGAACAACATGCTGAAATACGGCATAAAAATTGAACGCAAATACGGACTCGCCCGCACCATGGGATCGGCCGACAAGCTCGGCCAGGTATGGATGAACATCATTCGAAACGCGGCGGAAGCAATGAATTTCCGCGGCGAATTGACCATCACGACCGGTAAAAAAGGAGACGCGGTATTCGTAACATTCGAAGACGACGGGCCGGGCATTCCGGAAGAGCATATAGATAAAATTTTCACCCCTTTTTTTTCCACAAAGAAACAGGGAGAAGGCATGGGTTTGGGACTGGATATTTGCAAACGCATCATCGAGAATCATGGGGGGACAATAGAAGTGCAAAGCAGGCCGGGCTCGACGATCTTTACGATAACTCTCCATACCCTGCAGGAGGAAACGGCCAATGGATAAGAAAAAAGCCATCCTCTGCGTAGACGACGAGGCTATCATACTCCATGCTCTTGTTCATGAACTTAAAAGCAGTTTCGGCGACGAGTTCATCTATGAAAAAGCGACGGACGCGATTTCAGCTTTCGACATAATCGATGATTTATCGAAAGAAGGAGTCAAGCTCATACTCATCATCTCCGATTGGCTCATGCCGGGAATACGCGGAGACGAATTTCTGGAAACGGTAGCGAAAACGCATCCGGACGTAAAAGCGATAATGATAACCGGACAGGCGGACGAAGAGGCAATGAAGAAAGTAAGAGGCAACTCTGCCGTTTATGCCGTCCTCCGCAAACCGTGGAACAGCGAAGAATTGCGGAGCATCGTGCGGTTCTGCTGCACAGGAGATCGACATGAATAAGCCCCGCATCATTTGCGTGGACGATGAGGCCATTATCCTTCAAAGCCTGAAGCAGGAACTGAAAAGCGATCCGTTTTTTCAGGATTACGCCATCGAAGTCGCCGACAGCGGTCCGCGCGCGCTGCAGCTGATCGAAGAACTCTTACAGGAAGACATTGAAATCCCTATCATAATCTCGGACCAGCGCATGCCGTCGATGAAGGGAGACGCATTTCTCGTCGCCGCGCACAATATAGTTCCCGACGCATATAAAATCCTGCTGACAGGCTATTCCGATCTTGAGGCCGTCGTTCATCTCGTAAATCATGACATACTCTACCGATACATCTCAAAGCCCTGGGATAGAAACGATCTGTCCCTTACGCTCAGAACGGCCTGCAAAGCATGGAACCAGAAAAGGTTGATCGCAGCTCAACAGAATAAAATTGAAAACTTGACGATGGCCATGGTCACCACCCTTGAAAGCGCGAATTTCTTTTTCGACGAAGAAACGGGAAACCACATCCGGCGCATTTCACGAATCTCAGCCTTCATCGCGGTAAAAGCGGGTTGCGACGAAGAATTCGTCAAAAACATCAGGATGTACGCTCCGCTCCACGACATCGGCAAAGTCGGCGTGGGCAAGGAAATTCTCTTGAAGCCCGCAAGTTTGACGCCGGAAGAATTCGAACAGATCAAAACTCATGTCGTCATCGGCCATCAAATCATCAATAGCGAAGCCATAGATTCCATCGCGAAGAACATCGTCCTCTATCATCATGAAAAATGGGCAGGGTCCGGCTACGTCAACGCACTTCAGGGGAAAGATATCCCCCTGGAAGCGCGCATCGTCTCCATCGCGGACGTATTCGACGCCTTGGTGAACAAACGCGTCTATAAGCCGGCGTTCAGCCTGGAGAAAGCTTTGGAGATTATCGAAAGCGAACGCGGAAAAAGCTTCGATCCGCATCTCGTCGAAACATTCCTCCATGCCGTCGCTCAGCTCGATGATCCTCTATCCTACTTTGAAGAAGACCACTGAGCGAGACGTTTCATTTTTTCGAGTACTGCGCAGAATAGCGGGCCGCCAGGCGAATAGCCTCTACCATGCTCGTTTCGCGTGCTATGCCCTTCCCCGCGATATCCATTGCCGTACCGTGATCCACGGAAGTCCGCAGAATCGGCATTCCGCCGGTCACCGCTATGGTGCGGTCGAAATCCACCGTCTTCGTGGCGATATGCCCCTGGTCGTGATAGAGGGAGAGCACGCAGTTATACCTTCCGGACAACGCAAGATGAAACACAGAATCCGCGCCTATCGGACCTTCTATCCGATATCCCATTGCCTGCAATTCCTTGACAGCGGGCTCGACCTCCTCGACCTCCTCCGTTCCGAAAAGTCCATGCTCCCCGGAATGCGGATTCAAACCCGCCACAGCCATCGTCCCTTCGGTTACGCCCAGCATCCGCAACGCTTCGAAGCACCGAACCGCGTACTCGATAATCCGGTCCTTCTTCACCAGATCGCACGCTCTTCGGAGCGAAACATGGCGCGACAAAAAAAACACGCGCATTCCCCTCACCTCGAACATCGTGAGGGGATCTTTTGTTCCGGTCAACGAGGCGAATATCTCGGTGTGGCCGATAAAATCGACCCCGCCCGCCTTCAAGGCTTCCTTGTTGATCGGCGTCGTCGCAACTGCGTCTATCCGGCCGCTCATAGCGAGCTCCACCGTCTTTTCAATATATTCGTAAGCGGCGCGACCGCACATTCCCGAAACCTCGCCTTTTTTGAATACCGAAAAATCGACATTGGCGAGGTTCAACAGATTAAGAACATCCGGCTCCCAAAGAGCCTCCGCCGGAGTCGAAACCTCCCGTATAACGAACGCAACTCCGGTCGAATTCATCGCGTCTTCAATCACCCGGCGATCGCCTACCACAAGCACGCGAGCAGAAGCCGCGACTTCTGCCGATTTCAACGCCTTTACAATAATCTCCGGCCCGATTCCCGCAGGATCGCCCAGAGGAACTCCAATAATCGGTAGAGCCACTCGTTTCTCCTTTTGATAGCCTCGTATAACATTTTTCTTCTTTTTCTTTCCCGACTGCCGTATATTATAAATATAACTGAATTTTGGGAGGACGTTTATATGGAAAAGAAAAAACCTGAAGCCGTAGAGGCAACACCTGAAAAAGACTCGAAATCCGCCGCTCTGGAAGATGCACCCGTGTGCACAAAATCCTTCGATCCGGAAAACTCGCGCTACGCCGACGACGACGATGCATGTAAAAACGGAGAAGGATAATTCATATCGAGGCAGGGAGCGATACGAAGGGAGCACAACCAACCGCGCAGCCGGCGCGTTCGCTAGTCGATGCAGGGGCGCGATCGTCATCGCTGAACTGTTAGGTGATTTCGCATAAGATGGTGTATACTATTGCATAATGATGCAGAATGTCGAACGTACTTTCATACGAGAGATACTCACGGCTATGCTATTCTTGCTCCCGTTTCACTATCTCGCAGGACAACCGCTTACACTTCTTGCCTTTGAGTATCCACCGATATATCAGAATGAGGAAAACCCGGGAGTAGCGTGTGAAATAGCTCTTGCCGCTTTTAAGGAAGCGGATATAGAAGCTGTATTGTCTTTTTTACCGGTAAAACGCATGATAGCGTCGCTCTCTGCCGGCGAAGCCCATGCTGCGATCGGAGGAAGGATCCTTTTTAAACACGAGCTAACCTCGGGAACTGTTGCGCCTTCGAACACAATCATGCATGTCCTTCAAACATTTATCTACGATACCCGAAGATTTCCCGAAGGTTTGAACTATTCGTCATTAACTGAGCTATCACCTTACCGAATCGGAGTATTGAACGGAAGCGGAATAATGGAGTTTCTAAAAAAAGAATCAGCCCTTACATTGATTCCCAACACAATACACGAAGGATCGGCAAGGCAGTTATATCATGGATGGATAGATTTGTGGGCGATTGTAGACCTGACGGGATTAGCGTATATTCGAAACCTCTACCCGGCCGAAAATAAATCGTTTAAAGCATATTCCCTGCCGTATGAAATCGGAGATATAACTGTTTTTTTCTCGGCAAAACAAGATCCCGAAGGAATATTGAATGCAAGTTTCACAGAAGGATTCAAGAAGATTCTCTCAAACGGAACCTATTTAAAAATCCTCCAGTCGTATTACGGCGAAACATCGAGTATCCCTGAAGAAGCATTAGCTCCCGAATTAATACTTCATTAAATTGTTATAAAACATTACACTGCTGTCCAAGATAAATAGAACTATTTTAAAAACCCGATTTCCGTGATACAGTTTTGTTACCACACAAACCTTTACCACAAAAGGAAATCGGGTATGAATAACTATAACACACTTTTTGGACAGCTTCTATCACAAGTTAAGAGACCTGAATTTGATAAACTGTGCAAAACGATGGAATCAGACAAATTCCGAAAAGATTTCAATACATGGGATCAATTCGTTGTCATGGCCTTTGCGCAAATAACTAGACAAAACGGCCTGCGTAGTATTCAAAATGCAATGAATTGCCAAAAAAAATCTTTTTACCATCTCGGCCTGAACAAAGAAATAAAACGATCAACGATTTCATACGCAAATAAAAATCACGGCTCCGAGTTTTTCGAGTCCTTGTATTATCAATTATTTTCAACGCTTGAGCGCGGCGCACGTAAGTTGACGGAAAAGAAACTGTATGCCGTAGATGCAACCACAATCGGATTTTCTCTGAATGATTTCCCATGGGCGAAATTCAGATCGACAAAAAGCGGTGTTAAGATCCATGTGAAATATGACGTTGGCGAATCAGTTCCGGAATATTTGTTCATTACTAATGCAGAAGAGCATGAGAACAATACGCTTGGAAAAATGAATCTTAAGAAAGGCGATATTGTTACCTTTGATAAGGGATACAATAACTACGCTCAGTTTTCTGATTTTTGTGATAACGGTGTCTATTTCGTTACCAGACTTAAAGATAATGCCTCTTACAAAGTAATTAAACGAAGAAAAACGCATACCACAAAGATATCGAGCGACCATATCATTCAGTTTACCGGC from Teretinema zuelzerae carries:
- a CDS encoding IS4 family transposase; translation: MNNYNTLFGQLLSQVKRPEFDKLCKTMESDKFRKDFNTWDQFVVMAFAQITRQNGLRSIQNAMNCQKKSFYHLGLNKEIKRSTISYANKNHGSEFFESLYYQLFSTLERGARKLTEKKLYAVDATTIGFSLNDFPWAKFRSTKSGVKIHVKYDVGESVPEYLFITNAEEHENNTLGKMNLKKGDIVTFDKGYNNYAQFSDFCDNGVYFVTRLKDNASYKVIKRRKTHTTKISSDHIIQFTGQVAKSKCPNELRRIRTVDNETGSAIILLTNMISCSAEKVAEIYRKRWHIELFFKTIKQNLKIKRFYGTSENAVKTQIWIAMIVYLLYIMLKKSTGSITKCFTHFISEISVSLFQRIDLNLWFAGSSPPVSVHAPDVSCMQFELCL
- a CDS encoding sensor histidine kinase, producing the protein MINTKIAMRRLTDEIQYLTLLISSLIIIVVLVSLIGLITLNMLKSHQEQSLVTADETAAILREPLYNLDEVQAVRIGEALLSSGRISGITISSTATGLILSTKIAESSPLIPSIQKQIYYNDLELGIITLEFSDKDIRTTVMPLLLFAVIVILAVIIANTLAHRWLLTRRIAAPLKAILNGLNDIAAGNYECVIPETPYKDVNLLVSVINDMGAKIRAKNLELVEVNNSLELRVQERTVELQNSIQEFHLAQDKLIESGKLSALGHLSAGIAHELNTPLGAILSSNNLIMNYFDRLELKLAEFLIELEPHERELYQQMLEQGFKASHNLEIVRQDRQKLRQMEADLEWNEIPNQKRVAELLSDIGINQLVPDTLFLLKTERNAAILERASEAVQSRKMSEIINVAGQKASTVVSALRSYLSSEQNDENTEIDLNDNIDRILTLMNNMLKYGIKIERKYGLARTMGSADKLGQVWMNIIRNAAEAMNFRGELTITTGKKGDAVFVTFEDDGPGIPEEHIDKIFTPFFSTKKQGEGMGLGLDICKRIIENHGGTIEVQSRPGSTIFTITLHTLQEETANG
- a CDS encoding HD domain-containing phosphohydrolase, with protein sequence MNKPRIICVDDEAIILQSLKQELKSDPFFQDYAIEVADSGPRALQLIEELLQEDIEIPIIISDQRMPSMKGDAFLVAAHNIVPDAYKILLTGYSDLEAVVHLVNHDILYRYISKPWDRNDLSLTLRTACKAWNQKRLIAAQQNKIENLTMAMVTTLESANFFFDEETGNHIRRISRISAFIAVKAGCDEEFVKNIRMYAPLHDIGKVGVGKEILLKPASLTPEEFEQIKTHVVIGHQIINSEAIDSIAKNIVLYHHEKWAGSGYVNALQGKDIPLEARIVSIADVFDALVNKRVYKPAFSLEKALEIIESERGKSFDPHLVETFLHAVAQLDDPLSYFEEDH
- a CDS encoding response regulator; the encoded protein is MDKKKAILCVDDEAIILHALVHELKSSFGDEFIYEKATDAISAFDIIDDLSKEGVKLILIISDWLMPGIRGDEFLETVAKTHPDVKAIMITGQADEEAMKKVRGNSAVYAVLRKPWNSEELRSIVRFCCTGDRHE
- the pdxA gene encoding 4-hydroxythreonine-4-phosphate dehydrogenase PdxA, whose amino-acid sequence is MALPIIGVPLGDPAGIGPEIIVKALKSAEVAASARVLVVGDRRVIEDAMNSTGVAFVIREVSTPAEALWEPDVLNLLNLANVDFSVFKKGEVSGMCGRAAYEYIEKTVELAMSGRIDAVATTPINKEALKAGGVDFIGHTEIFASLTGTKDPLTMFEVRGMRVFFLSRHVSLRRACDLVKKDRIIEYAVRCFEALRMLGVTEGTMAVAGLNPHSGEHGLFGTEEVEEVEPAVKELQAMGYRIEGPIGADSVFHLALSGRYNCVLSLYHDQGHIATKTVDFDRTIAVTGGMPILRTSVDHGTAMDIAGKGIARETSMVEAIRLAARYSAQYSKK
- a CDS encoding substrate-binding periplasmic protein, producing MMQNVERTFIREILTAMLFLLPFHYLAGQPLTLLAFEYPPIYQNEENPGVACEIALAAFKEADIEAVLSFLPVKRMIASLSAGEAHAAIGGRILFKHELTSGTVAPSNTIMHVLQTFIYDTRRFPEGLNYSSLTELSPYRIGVLNGSGIMEFLKKESALTLIPNTIHEGSARQLYHGWIDLWAIVDLTGLAYIRNLYPAENKSFKAYSLPYEIGDITVFFSAKQDPEGILNASFTEGFKKILSNGTYLKILQSYYGETSSIPEEALAPELILH